The genomic DNA GATTCCGTTTCTCCACCTGCTACAGTACACATCCAGACCACTTACAATAATCCCATCAGGGCCAAGGTCACTTGAAAACAAAGTACTTCACTGTAAACAATCAAATCTTGTCACGCAATTCACTCCAGCACAAACATCACCTTACTACTGTACATCCTAGGCTTTCAGTGTCGCACCCCAGAGTAGCATGTGGCACTGTGAGGTATACGGTATAATGACATTTAGCAACCTGCGACATGATGAATAAATCCACATGACGTTATTGTTTTGAAGTTCAAGACCTTCCTGCAATGTACATAATGAGCTATTGCACTAATGATAACCTCTGGCCTTCAATCACACTGGACACATACTTAGTCATTAAATCTTTGATTAGCTGAATCAGGGGTCTCATTTATGAGCAATGTGCTTAGAATCCAACTTTTTCTTGATTGTTAAGATCCGTTATCAAAATGTGCTTCTGCATCGTAAAATGGCCAATGCTCATTTTAAATTAGCACACTTACCAGCAATTAAACTTTTGTCTATTTTATGTGATCACCAATCAGCCTCAATTTTAAGCATATGTGAGAGAGCATAACAGTAACACTCTGTCTCCCTCAGCTGCAAGGATTTACCATCTAAGTGTGTTAGATTTTAAACTGGAAATGACCTTGACGCAGCAATCAAAACCCAATGCAGGCTTAATATACACAATAAACAGTAAGTGTTCTTTTGTGCACGATTCACCCTCTCTACAGCCAGCAATAACTATCTATGTACTgctacaagaaaacaaaaaagtgtgattcCACGACCTTTCTATAAATTAGATCTCATGTTCATTTACAGTGTACTCAACAAAATGCAACTGTTTAGCTCTTGGCAATCAAAACTGGCACCGCCTTAAAAAAAGGAACACAGAATATTTACAGCTAACAGTAAAAAGAGAGTATACATTTATGTTACCTGTAGAAGAAGAGCTCATGATTTAAAGCAGGAATACTGCTGTACTGTGTTGTTGTTAGTGCCATTATTGCAAAGTGAATAGGGCAAAGACTGCGGGTCAATTATGCGTGCAATCTCCAAGAGCACTGCTCTAAAGGAGAGGTCCAGCTGCTGTAGTCACTCCatagagagaggaagaaaaaaaaagctatacAATAACACCATTCCTAATATCCACAATTgtgaaaaaatgttcagatttagATGCACTGTCTGGTAAAGTCACTTGTATGTTTTGTACCTTTAGATATTCCTTCTCCTTTGCTACCTAACATGTTTTATGTGAAAAGTTACCAGATCGTATTAGTGAGGAGTGCAACATTGTGTGATCAACAGCACTGAGTCATTGCAGATGGAGAGGTGTCCCTGCACCTCTTTTACTGCCCCTACAGTGGGGCAGTTACACAAACATCTTCAAAAAGTGGGAGTAGAGTGCAGCAAAAAAACATGTCCTGATGGGCATCAGAGATATCAGTTCATCTCAGTGTTGGAAAAATGATTATACACCTTCCTTGGGGATCAAATAAACTGAATGGAATAAATAGTCTTGTCGCGTCATATCATAAATCCAATCTTTTACATCTTAGCATGTTATGAAACAGCTTGATTTCTCATAAATGCTTTCCACTTCCCATGCCTTCTCTAAAACTTTCAAATATATTTGAGTCACTGCTTGCGCTTCTGTGACAGATCGATGAAAGCAATGCCACTGTTCATACTTCTGGTCCTGTCACTGTGCCTGCGTCTCAGGGTTGACACGATCCTGGAAGATGTACAGGTTGTTGGTGGCTGCTATGGCAATTATATTTTCAGATGGGTGCCAAGCCATGTGCAGGATTTTCTTAGTGAAGTCCAGGCTATCAACGCCCACGTCACCACGGCGACGCTTACCGCCAGTATAAACACGGCGGGTCCGAAGCACGGCCCGAGGCTTGCTGCTTTCTCGCCATGCCTCCAGGGTTACGCCTCGGCCCGTTTCCCTGTCAAACATCCGGAAGAAGCTGTTGTACGCCCCCGTCATGATCACACTGATCAtcggagaggagaggagaggagaggagaggagaggagaggagaggagaggagaggagaggagaggagaggagaggagggtgtCAGGAACAAGAATAAAGGGGAAGAGAGACAAGTAAGATTCGTGGAAGGTTGAGGGggtggaaaaagaggaaaacaaaatggaaagaCAAGCGAATTGATCTGATGTCGGCAAAGCTTGTCTCTGGGATTGATTTAAACGTCGGATAATGGCAGTGGCAGAGGAATCACTGTAAGCAGAAACACACTGAGACAACCCCCTACTTTGCTTTCAAATACACCTAAATACGCTCTACTTTGTCCATCCTTTACTGCCACTTACCTGTCTGAGCTGTTCCAAACACACTCAAACTTGTCGAAGATGCAGTCATTCTCGTAGAGGGAACACAGCTTACTCCTTAGGTATTCGTGGACCTGGGGATGATGCAGACAGTCAACCTTAGTTTCTGGAGTATCATAAGAATTACACTGTCCACAGTGGCCCACATGCAGAACACAACATCTAACTTCATGTGTTCAAATTCCAGCTGAGTTTCATGTCTTCAGCCTACAAATTAACTCTCTATCAATAATTATTTTTGCGTCCATTgttaaaatcatcattttatcTGGATAACGCTAATAGTAAAACTAGCACCACAATGTCTTAGAGCCCAAAATCTTCAGGTGTATGTtgattatttgaattaattgctGCTAAATTATCAATTTTGATagccaaaaacaaacatacgTTATCAAAATTTTCATGGATTGATTTTCTTGCCAGTCACGTAATCAACTAATGCTTATGAAACTAAACTTAACCTAATGGTACATTTTccatatctatatatctatatatctatatatctatatatctatatctctatatatctatatctctatctatatatctatgtctatatctatatctatatatatatatgactaGGAGACACAATAAGTGATGCTATGAGGGCAGGTCATACAAAATGTGTCTACAACATGTGCACAGAACAGTGCCGTCTTACCTGGTACGTCTCCACTGGGCCTTTGTCCATATTCAAGTCCCACACCTTGGCGGTGAGGTAGTCTCTGGTCAGCAGGTAGCGTCCACTGTGGCTGAACTTGACATCCGACACAGAGGAGATAATCTCTGAGAAGAAGGACCGGCTTCCTGGATCCTCAGGTTCCTCAAAAACTGATTACACACAAGCGTAATTAGAGATTTTGCTTTGTAAGACTGTAATTCCTTATGCTCATTCCCACATTGCGACGTTTTATCTATGCAAAAAAGCTTTCTGATCTGTACAAAACACTCACGTTTGGTGTGTCTGTCACAGAGTGCGGAGGCTCTCATGTCACAGAGGCGCAGTGTTCCCTTGCTGCTGCTGTACACAAACAAGTGGCAGTGCTGAGGGTGGAACTCTGCTGCCGTTATCACCTCCGTCAGATCTTCCATGTTGGCTGGTTTGATGTCTACAATGTCTGAGAGGAAGATCCATCAAGgaccaaacagcacagagaccCTGAGCATGAATTAATGGAGTCTACAATAGATTGTATTCATCTATTGTCACATGTTCAAGAACGCTCAGTGAGGGAGCAGGAACACCACCAAATCATTTATATTATTCATCATCCTTTCAGGGTCTTTCCAGATGTAGatgaatgtttcatttttcattactAACATGTTCTACACGCTAACTCCTCAATGCATAATCACAACTCCCCAAAAAAGCACCCTAACCAACCCCCAATAAGCACGCACACTCTGTTCCCCTCTCTGTTCTATTTGTGGTAGTCCTGTGTGGTTCAGTAGAAAGTGTACTGCTGAGTGAATTATTTAAACTCGTCTCCCATAGATGCCTCTACGATTTTCTAGGTCAGCTTCCATTTGAATGGGAAATCTCCAAATGCAGCAGGTCCTACATGCCACAGCCTGAATACACACTCTGGGGCAGTACACAGCGCTTTAATCGAAACATAAATCCAGACATAGTCATGTGCTGCTTACATTAAATATGGATCAAGATGAATGGAAATGGACAGGAATGTACACATGTTTACCATGCAGGACGGGGAATCaggtttgtgatattttatgctTGAATTTAAATGCAAGGTTTAGTTGTCACATGGTAAATCTTCTAATTAATGCAGAAAGATTTTCAAAGGTAGATATCACTTTATGGAATAATTTTATATGCATGTCTAATACAGTCCATGTGCTTTTTCCTCAGTGAGCAAAGTGCATCCATACACCTAATTTactatacagtatatatatatatatatatatatatatatatatatatatatatatatatatatacacttttgCACGTGGTGCTCATCAGCAATAATAGCTGTTTTTCAGCCAAATACACTAATGTACATGAGATTTACTACACCTTGTTTTAGAGGTAAACTTTAACACAAAGTTTTACAATGTGATTATGTTTTAAGCAATGTAATAACCATTAATTTTAGCATGACCTAAATGAAtgcaaacaaccaaaaatgaaTGCTGACCTGTTAGCTTGAATGCTAACTGACATGCACTTGACATTTTCTATAGatctctctgctttttttttcctctgaatgGATTCTAACATATCCAAGTATAATTCTCTCATTTCTGAGTTGGGATGATACAGTATTACCTTCATAACTGTGAAATCAGATCTactttgtacttttatttttgtgcagtttgtgaAATTGCTTTCTCTGTGAAATCTGAGAAGTGTCTCCAGTGAGAGATTAAGttgcacagaaaaatgaaaggaaagcgATTGAGTTATAGGAAGCAGAGATACTGAAAACAGCATGGGATGAGCAAAACAAATCATGGCCACAAAGGATACTGAAACTACGGTCTGTGATGCCCAGGTGCCACATATTGATGCGCAGGTCATCAGCAGACAGGTAGGTCTCCCCATCGCTGTTGACCGAGATGGAGTTGACATGGTAGGTATGTCCATTAGCGAACACTCGTCTGGGACGAACCTCTACCATTAGATCTGTAGGTTTCAGCACTGGCACCTTAGATGCAGAGGTGTACACAATTGAAGAATGAAGGAAAGtaggaaagaaaaagagcaggGATAAGAAAGGGGGAGAAATAGGAAcacaatgtgaaaaacaaaagaaaggacAAACACAAAGGGCATGGGAGTCAGGGATCATATAAGGGCAAGAGCAAAGATGTAAAAGGCAGACACCTGATTAGCTGATCGAATGTGAATCTGATACATACTTGACATGTGcaggtgtgcgtgtgtgtgtgtgtgtgtgtgtgtgtgtgtgtgtgtgtgtgtgtgtgtgtgtgtgtgtgtacctgcagGGAGGTGATGGTAGAGATGTCCTTGAGCCGTCCCTCCTCATCTTTCAGGTTGTATCCCTCCGGTCTCTTGTCTCTCTCACTCACCTTCCACAGTTTAATGGTCTTATCTGTGACAGGCAACAGGATTTTTACATCAGTCGTTGAACAAGCGCAGAGAAAATTGACATTAATTACTACAGACACCTTTAACAGCTTCCACAAAAATGGTCAGGGAAGAAAAGACAACTAATAATAACTTATTGTACTTAATATGGACAGATTGAAGGGGTTTCCAGTTAAGGGAATTTGTTTAGCACAGATGTAAATTTTACTCTTTGTGAATGAAGCTACACTGCTTCAAAATATGATCCCTGTTTCACATATTTCAGAGCAATTAGGTATAATTAAAGCACAGATTAAGTTCTGTGGTCTCCCACCAGCAGGATGGTGTCACTATTGTAGCCACAagtgagtttccaatgactggCCTGATGTTATTTTATCCTGCTTAGGTAATAAAAGATGAAGCCAGCCTGCCATAATTTTGGGAAGTGGAGGTTGTACTGATGTTTGTAAGTCACACCACAGTCAATTCTCATTAAAAAATCTTCCCTATTTAGAGTAGATGCCCTATGGCAGAAATTACATGTAGGTATACTTGTTGTACTTCAACCTAGCACAACTAGAAAGCCATGTGATCCTCTCGTAGAGGTTGAGATGTCACAGATTTCTTACCATTGGTGGAAAGGAGGAAATGTGCTGCATTCTGTTGTGGCAGCCATCTGATCTTGTTGATTTTCTCTTCGATCTCCAGACTCTTCAGGTAGTCAAAGTCTGGCTCATGGCTCTGAAACGTGCTGTAGACGTTGTATTCCCCAGAGTCCCCCGTCTCCCCCACCTCCTCTGACTCCCCTTTAGACTGCCCATGTCAGATAGTGGAGAAAACAGCTTTCAGTGAACACTTTCACAGTTTGTGTATAGATACATAACAAAGACTTCTGGGGTTATGCAATGATTATACAGAACTGGATACAGAAAGTGGTCATTGCAACAAGTTAAACTGACCTCAATCTCTCGCTGGAAGATGACCACTCGGCCACCTTTATCCCCCGTGGCCAGCAGGTCCCCCGTCTGGTTGAACTCCACCGTAGAGATGACATCGGCTAGGAGGAAAACAGGGAAGTGGGAGGCAATTAAGAGGAAAGgtggttgaattttttttttaagtagagagacaggaagagaaagacaaagagatgATAGAGAAGAAAGGAAATTAAGTAGGCACTGAGCAAATGAGAGGCAGAACATTAGGAGAGCATAATAAATGTGGACAGGGGTgggaatgaaaggaaaaatactGGATTGTTACAAACTATCCTGTtcattaaaaccacattttgTTCTTCTACAACCTCCTCACACTCTAAACCATAAATCAATCATTTATCTCTAATAGTGGAATCGAAAACAGGACCAACAACAAGTGTGTCTCGCTGAGTGTTCAGTCAGTCATGGGGTGATCAATGTCATCATTCATTCCTTTCATCGAGCGCTGCAGGAATAATGCACCCATGAAGCTGGAGTGCATCTGTCTGATCAAACCAGCATGCTATCTGACACCACAGCAGTGACACTCAGTCTGCTCTACCTTCAGTGACGTAGTCTCGCAGGAAGGTGTGGTTGATTTTGGGGCTCTCAGCGTCCTCGCCCATCTGAAGCTGAGGGAGGCTGACCCGGCAGCGCACCCGTCCTGAGGGGAAGGGTCCAATCCGTAATCTCTCTCCCCACCCAGGCTCCGCCCATGCTGCTGGGGCCTAACGGAACGGCCTGGAACAAGGCATCCTGGGAAACCGGCAGACCGGAAGGAGAAGAGGCGTGACAAGGAGATGGAGTTGGACGGGGTAatggagagggaggagaaagagggtTTTCAataaagaggaagagggagTGAGAGGAGGGTAAGATGCAAAAGAAGGATAGAGGAGAGAGAAGTGAAATGGGAAGACTGGTGGTGAGGAGAGCTCTGGGAAGGAAAGAGGAGGGCCGTCATTAGGTAGGCTAACAATAAGTGCACACAGCATGCCAAATGGTGTGACCTTAGTTAGACATTCAACACACTCATTAGGACAGACACGTGTATAGAGGCACAAGAGCTCATCAGTGCTTCAGattggaggaaaaacaacagacaactAGAGCAGAGAGAATATGAATCCTTGTGTATGCACGCAGAAATAAGTacaggatgaagatgaaaatatcTACTGCAACATTCACTCCATGCAGCCGTGGCAGTGGTGATAAATGGTCCCAGGGTGTGGTAGTCCTCTCTGCCCACTTTCCAGTTCCccgctctctcacacacacacacacacacacacacacacacacacacacactcctctccAATAGATAGTCCTTGACGGAGATCAGAGGAGAATGCGATGTCTTGCCTGTGctgcaggagggagggaggacagGCCTCAGTACACCTACCAGTCCGCCTGCTGCcaccgccgccgccgctgctggTATTCCTGCTGCTGGTGTGTTTAAAGTCCTCTGCTGCAGTGTACTCAAGCAGGCCTGCGTGTCTGTCGAAGGGAGAGGAGAAGGGACAGAAAAGAGAGAGcaagggtggtggtggtggtggtgagaggaggagagatgaaggaggagaaaaaaagagagagggataacgaggaggatggaggtctgctgcctgctgatgcTGTGGATCTGATTCTGTGCAGCATCCACTGTGTCATGGCagcctcctcctgcagcagccaatCGCAGAGCAGCTGTCACTGGAGGATCCACCCACTGCAGGTGATGAGGAGAACCCAGGACCAGCAGAGGGAGCCCTTAAACACTGAGTGGTGTGGGGTTTGCAGTTTTCTATGTCAAAATTGAGAATAATagtttttgggggtttttttgtacaaaaaaggAAAGATCTGAGTCAAACAACTGGTTACTGCTGCAGGGATTTCTCTTCAGAACACATCAATGGAAACTGAAGGCTGAATTAAATAAACCGACAGAATGATTGAGAAGCCTTTTCTTAATACCACAATGTTTGACATTCCCTCAAGAAAAGAACCGGGCTCTGACCATTTAGCCTTTATGTCCTTACTCTTTCTTACAAGGAGTGCAGTTTCCTGATTGTGTTGCACGGAAGTGATTTTCCACAAgaggaaattaaacaaaaccgTCTTTTCAGAGTCTGACACTACAGTATAGCCTTTCCATAACTCCAGTCATTTAAGAATACGTGTGAAGTTATGCCTGACTACTGCTGATTCTAACACTGACTGTATCTTCATTAAGGACAAATATTTGTTGAAATGGCACATGTTAGATtgcccttttaaaaaaaactgaatggaGGCTTCATGTTTGCTTCACTGAACATAGTGTAAGTCATTCAGTACAAGTCATATTAAAGCTGTTTATCCATAAAGCACAAGTGTTTATATGGACTAAAAATGGTGACTTTTTCTTGAGTTTAAGGCATGGTTCATACTgctgaaaaaatgagaaatactaataaaacacaaagcaacaattcaacatgtctaaaatgcaaaactggaatatttttgtatttatgtaattatcctgtttttatttatctctgTAAATTAATTCACATTGTGTAACTTCCAGGGAAATATGTATTTGTCATGAATATTCTGGGAAGCTaagttttgtgctgttttatttgtatttattgcaGGATTTGACCCATAATTGAAATTACTTTAGCCTTTAAATGCTTGGATGGTTTGTCTCTgtacaatatataaataaaatgtgaattctTACaataaattactcaaattttaTGAACAGCTCACAAACTGAATTTATTGGACACTCACACCTCCTTCAGACAGCCCAGTGAACTTGGCAAAATTAA from Amphiprion ocellaris isolate individual 3 ecotype Okinawa chromosome 4, ASM2253959v1, whole genome shotgun sequence includes the following:
- the ppp2r2ca gene encoding protein phosphatase 2, regulatory subunit B, gamma a, which translates into the protein MGEDAESPKINHTFLRDYVTEADVISTVEFNQTGDLLATGDKGGRVVIFQREIESKGESEEVGETGDSGEYNVYSTFQSHEPDFDYLKSLEIEEKINKIRWLPQQNAAHFLLSTNDKTIKLWKVSERDKRPEGYNLKDEEGRLKDISTITSLQVPVLKPTDLMVEVRPRRVFANGHTYHVNSISVNSDGETYLSADDLRINMWHLGITDRSFNIVDIKPANMEDLTEVITAAEFHPQHCHLFVYSSSKGTLRLCDMRASALCDRHTKLFEEPEDPGSRSFFSEIISSVSDVKFSHSGRYLLTRDYLTAKVWDLNMDKGPVETYQVHEYLRSKLCSLYENDCIFDKFECVWNSSDSVIMTGAYNSFFRMFDRETGRGVTLEAWRESSKPRAVLRTRRVYTGGKRRRGDVGVDSLDFTKKILHMAWHPSENIIAIAATNNLYIFQDRVNPETQAQ